A genomic segment from Diospyros lotus cultivar Yz01 chromosome 5, ASM1463336v1, whole genome shotgun sequence encodes:
- the LOC127802571 gene encoding probable ADP-ribosylation factor GTPase-activating protein AGD11 isoform X2 — protein MSIREPNADAKDVPGSCLYDLLCADPSASWNYSCSDRHTFSPDPQARLEKLLSQTGNKFCADCGSPDPKWVSVTLGVFICIKCSGVHRSLGVHISKVLSVKLDEWTDEQVDALMDMGGNDALNLKYEAYFPENFRKPNPDSSIEERSEFIRRKYELQQFLQIDDHLSCPFPYSGPLSSSSYCSSYNSSLDNKKHYEKQQTGHRINGLGHAFRNSWRRKESENKPSKKSNLTAGMVEFVGLIKVNVVRGTNLAVRDMVTSDPYVILSLGNQSVKTRVIKNNLNPVWNEQLMLSIPLHVPPLKLLVYDKDTFKYDDFMGEAEIDIQPLVSAAKASETSTMREPMLLGKWIASKDNTLVRDSIITFVDGKVKQEVSIKLQNVERGVLDIEIECVPLTQ, from the exons ATGTCCATCCGGGAACCAAATGCCGACGCCAAAGATGTTCCTG GATCTTGCCTTTATGACCTCCTGTGTGCTGACCCCTCAGCAAGCTGGAATTACAGCTGTTCAGATCGGCATACATTTTCTCCTG ATCCACAAGCAAGGCTGGAGAAACTGTTGTCTCAAACAGGGAATAAGTTCTGTGCAGATTGTGGATCTCCAGATCCAAAATGGGT ATCTGTAACTCTTGGagtatttatatgtataaagTGTTCTGGGGTACATAGAAGCCTTGGAGTGCATATATCAAAG GTTTTGTCAGTGAAGCTAGATGAATGGACAGATGAACAAGTTGACGCTCTAATGGATATGGGAGGAAACGATgcattaaatttgaaatatgaaGCTTATTTTCCTGAAAACTTCAGAAAACCAAACCCAGATTCCTCTATAGAGGAGCGGTCTGAATTTATTAG GAGAAAATATGAGCTGCAGCAATTTTTGCAAATTGATGATCATCTGTCCTGTCCATTCCCATACTCCGGCCCTCTTTCATCCTCCTCCTACTGCAGCTCCTACAATTCATCCCTGGATAATAAGAAACATTATGAAAAGCAGCAAACTGGCCATCGTATCAATGGTCTTGGGCATGCCTTTCGGAATAGCTGGCGAAGGAAAGAGTCTGAGAACAAGCCCTCTAAGAAAAGCAACTTAACG GCAGGTATGGTCGAATTTGTTGGACTGATAAAAGTCAATGTAGTCCGAGGCACCAACCTAGCTGTTCGAGACATGGTGACGAGTGATCCTTATGTTATCCTCTCATTGGGAAACCAA TCAGTGAAGACACGTGTCATAAAGAACAATCTGAACCCAGTCTGGAATGAACAGCTAATGTTGTCAATTCCACTCCACGTTCCTCCTTTAAAGTTG CTTGTCTATGACAAGGATACGTTCAAGTACGATGATTTTATGGGAGAAGCGGAGATTGACATTCAACCGTTGGTCTCAGCTGCCAAAGCGTCGGAGACTTCCACGATGAGGGAGCCGATGCTGTTAGGAAAGTGGATAGCAAGCAAGGACAATACGCTTGTAAGAGATAGCATCATCACCTTTGTAGATGGGAAGGTAAAGCAGGAAGTCTCTATCAAACTGCAGAATGTGGAAAGGGGAGTTCTTGACATCGAGATCGAATGCGTTCCTCTCACTCAATAG
- the LOC127802571 gene encoding probable ADP-ribosylation factor GTPase-activating protein AGD11 isoform X1 — MSIREPNADAKDVPDGTFVRPGSCLYDLLCADPSASWNYSCSDRHTFSPDPQARLEKLLSQTGNKFCADCGSPDPKWVSVTLGVFICIKCSGVHRSLGVHISKVLSVKLDEWTDEQVDALMDMGGNDALNLKYEAYFPENFRKPNPDSSIEERSEFIRRKYELQQFLQIDDHLSCPFPYSGPLSSSSYCSSYNSSLDNKKHYEKQQTGHRINGLGHAFRNSWRRKESENKPSKKSNLTAGMVEFVGLIKVNVVRGTNLAVRDMVTSDPYVILSLGNQSVKTRVIKNNLNPVWNEQLMLSIPLHVPPLKLLVYDKDTFKYDDFMGEAEIDIQPLVSAAKASETSTMREPMLLGKWIASKDNTLVRDSIITFVDGKVKQEVSIKLQNVERGVLDIEIECVPLTQ; from the exons ATGTCCATCCGGGAACCAAATGCCGACGCCAAAGATGTTCCTG ATGGCACATTTGTACGACCAGGATCTTGCCTTTATGACCTCCTGTGTGCTGACCCCTCAGCAAGCTGGAATTACAGCTGTTCAGATCGGCATACATTTTCTCCTG ATCCACAAGCAAGGCTGGAGAAACTGTTGTCTCAAACAGGGAATAAGTTCTGTGCAGATTGTGGATCTCCAGATCCAAAATGGGT ATCTGTAACTCTTGGagtatttatatgtataaagTGTTCTGGGGTACATAGAAGCCTTGGAGTGCATATATCAAAG GTTTTGTCAGTGAAGCTAGATGAATGGACAGATGAACAAGTTGACGCTCTAATGGATATGGGAGGAAACGATgcattaaatttgaaatatgaaGCTTATTTTCCTGAAAACTTCAGAAAACCAAACCCAGATTCCTCTATAGAGGAGCGGTCTGAATTTATTAG GAGAAAATATGAGCTGCAGCAATTTTTGCAAATTGATGATCATCTGTCCTGTCCATTCCCATACTCCGGCCCTCTTTCATCCTCCTCCTACTGCAGCTCCTACAATTCATCCCTGGATAATAAGAAACATTATGAAAAGCAGCAAACTGGCCATCGTATCAATGGTCTTGGGCATGCCTTTCGGAATAGCTGGCGAAGGAAAGAGTCTGAGAACAAGCCCTCTAAGAAAAGCAACTTAACG GCAGGTATGGTCGAATTTGTTGGACTGATAAAAGTCAATGTAGTCCGAGGCACCAACCTAGCTGTTCGAGACATGGTGACGAGTGATCCTTATGTTATCCTCTCATTGGGAAACCAA TCAGTGAAGACACGTGTCATAAAGAACAATCTGAACCCAGTCTGGAATGAACAGCTAATGTTGTCAATTCCACTCCACGTTCCTCCTTTAAAGTTG CTTGTCTATGACAAGGATACGTTCAAGTACGATGATTTTATGGGAGAAGCGGAGATTGACATTCAACCGTTGGTCTCAGCTGCCAAAGCGTCGGAGACTTCCACGATGAGGGAGCCGATGCTGTTAGGAAAGTGGATAGCAAGCAAGGACAATACGCTTGTAAGAGATAGCATCATCACCTTTGTAGATGGGAAGGTAAAGCAGGAAGTCTCTATCAAACTGCAGAATGTGGAAAGGGGAGTTCTTGACATCGAGATCGAATGCGTTCCTCTCACTCAATAG
- the LOC127802571 gene encoding probable ADP-ribosylation factor GTPase-activating protein AGD11 isoform X3, with protein sequence MSIREPNADAKDVPDPQARLEKLLSQTGNKFCADCGSPDPKWVSVTLGVFICIKCSGVHRSLGVHISKVLSVKLDEWTDEQVDALMDMGGNDALNLKYEAYFPENFRKPNPDSSIEERSEFIRRKYELQQFLQIDDHLSCPFPYSGPLSSSSYCSSYNSSLDNKKHYEKQQTGHRINGLGHAFRNSWRRKESENKPSKKSNLTAGMVEFVGLIKVNVVRGTNLAVRDMVTSDPYVILSLGNQSVKTRVIKNNLNPVWNEQLMLSIPLHVPPLKLLVYDKDTFKYDDFMGEAEIDIQPLVSAAKASETSTMREPMLLGKWIASKDNTLVRDSIITFVDGKVKQEVSIKLQNVERGVLDIEIECVPLTQ encoded by the exons ATGTCCATCCGGGAACCAAATGCCGACGCCAAAGATGTTCCTG ATCCACAAGCAAGGCTGGAGAAACTGTTGTCTCAAACAGGGAATAAGTTCTGTGCAGATTGTGGATCTCCAGATCCAAAATGGGT ATCTGTAACTCTTGGagtatttatatgtataaagTGTTCTGGGGTACATAGAAGCCTTGGAGTGCATATATCAAAG GTTTTGTCAGTGAAGCTAGATGAATGGACAGATGAACAAGTTGACGCTCTAATGGATATGGGAGGAAACGATgcattaaatttgaaatatgaaGCTTATTTTCCTGAAAACTTCAGAAAACCAAACCCAGATTCCTCTATAGAGGAGCGGTCTGAATTTATTAG GAGAAAATATGAGCTGCAGCAATTTTTGCAAATTGATGATCATCTGTCCTGTCCATTCCCATACTCCGGCCCTCTTTCATCCTCCTCCTACTGCAGCTCCTACAATTCATCCCTGGATAATAAGAAACATTATGAAAAGCAGCAAACTGGCCATCGTATCAATGGTCTTGGGCATGCCTTTCGGAATAGCTGGCGAAGGAAAGAGTCTGAGAACAAGCCCTCTAAGAAAAGCAACTTAACG GCAGGTATGGTCGAATTTGTTGGACTGATAAAAGTCAATGTAGTCCGAGGCACCAACCTAGCTGTTCGAGACATGGTGACGAGTGATCCTTATGTTATCCTCTCATTGGGAAACCAA TCAGTGAAGACACGTGTCATAAAGAACAATCTGAACCCAGTCTGGAATGAACAGCTAATGTTGTCAATTCCACTCCACGTTCCTCCTTTAAAGTTG CTTGTCTATGACAAGGATACGTTCAAGTACGATGATTTTATGGGAGAAGCGGAGATTGACATTCAACCGTTGGTCTCAGCTGCCAAAGCGTCGGAGACTTCCACGATGAGGGAGCCGATGCTGTTAGGAAAGTGGATAGCAAGCAAGGACAATACGCTTGTAAGAGATAGCATCATCACCTTTGTAGATGGGAAGGTAAAGCAGGAAGTCTCTATCAAACTGCAGAATGTGGAAAGGGGAGTTCTTGACATCGAGATCGAATGCGTTCCTCTCACTCAATAG
- the LOC127801331 gene encoding uncharacterized protein At5g39865, translating to MASGYGERFQLSEENNPKSSSVFFNRSLTMRAASTQISGKPYLYDYSLQRSGSIKKLYNSSFDSVVSAGNSIKGKVKRLCSLFEPANPPTSVLDKSRQQTLPSSPLNKLKSLSSDDSSSIRLPGTEDRLVVYFTSLRGIRRTFEDCYAVRMILRGFRVLVDERDISMDSAYKKELHSVLGEKKLTLPQVFVRGKHIGGADVIKHLYEVGDLAKLLKGLPIRPPGYICDGCGDVRFIPCMNCNGSRKIYDEEEDQLKRCLECNENGLIRCPNCCS from the coding sequence ATGGCTAGTGGTTATGGCGAGAGATTCCAATTATCCGAGGAGAACAATCCCAAATCCTCGTCAGTGTTCTTCAATCGATCCCTGACCATGCGCGCGGCGTCAACGCAAATCTCTGGGAAACCCTACCTCTACGATTATTCCCTGCAGCGCAGCGGATCCATCAAGAAGCTCTATAATTCATCGTTCGACTCCGTCGTGTCAGCCGGAAATTCGATCAAAGGAAAGGTGAAACGGCTCTGTAGCTTATTTGAACCTGCCAATCCCCCGACCTCGGTTTTGGACAAGTCCCGACAACAAACGCTACCGTCATCGCCCCTGAATAAATTGAAATCATTGAGTTCCGATGACTCTTCGAGTATTCGGTTGCCGGGCACGGAAGATCGGCTTGTGGTGTATTTCACTAGTTTACGGGGAATTCGACGGACTTTCGAGGATTGCTATGCTGTGAGGATGATTCTCAGGGGTTTTAGGGTTCTAGTGGATGAGCGTGACATTTCCATGGACTCCGCCTATAAGAAAGAGTTGCACAGTGTATTGGGAGAGAAGAAATTGACTTTGCCCCAGGTTTTTGTCCGAGGGAAGCACATTGGAGGGGCTGATGTGATCAAACACCTCTATGAGGTCGGTGATTTGGCCAAGTTGCTTAAAGGTCTCCCCATCAGGCCGCCAGGCTATATCTGTGATGGCTGTGGGGATGTCAGGTTTATCCCATGTATGAACTGTAATGGTAGCAGGAAGATTTACGACGAAGAGGAAGACCAATTGAAGAGGTGCTTGGAATGCAATGAGAATGGGTTGATTCGGTGCCCAAATTGCTGTTCTTGA
- the LOC127801329 gene encoding monooxygenase 1-like isoform X4 has protein sequence MDMSEEKEEEYGIVIVGGGICGLATALALHRKGIKSVVLERSESVRASGAAIAILANGWRALHSLGVASSLRLTALPLQGGREVSLDKGLTKKIPLGIGETRCLKRSDLVNALADSLPPGTIKFGCQVVSVKLPPRTSHPILQLLDGRSIVTKIVIGCDGSNSVIADCLGLKHAREFSLSAVRGLTNYPNGHAFPFEGVRMRRNNTIVGRVPIHHKLVYWFVIQRSSSSAKDVKASEDPEIIRQLAVKSAVNDFPAELKQMIEDSDLESLSLTRLRYRAPWDLLMANFRQGTVTVAGDAMHVMGPFLGQGGSAGLEDAVVLGRCLAGKLGGVDGAKYGRPEVMKKVAEGMDEYVKERRMRVVRLSTQTYLTGLLFQPDPSLLVKVVCIVLMAVLFRDPMNHVRYDCGTL, from the exons GAAGGGAATCAAAAGTGtggtgttggaaagatcagAGAGTGTAAGGGCAAGCGGCGCAGCTATTGCCATCTTGGCTAATGGCTGGCGTGCCCTTCACAGCCTCGGCGTTGCTTCTTCTCTCAGACTCACTGCTCTTCCCCTTCAAGG GGGTCGGGAAGTATCGTTGGACAAGGGCTTGACGAAGAAAATACCACTTGG GATTGGGGAAACTCGATGCTTGAAAAGGAGTGACCTAGTCAATGCACTAGCAGATTCATTGCCTCCCGGGACCATAAAATTTGGGTGCCAAGTAGTCTCTGTTAAGCTTCCTCCCCGTACTTCACATCCCATCCTCCAACTTCTCGACGGAAGATCTATTGTTACCAAG ATTGTGATCGGATGTGACGGATCGAACTCGGTGATCGCCGACTGCTTGGGTCTGAAGCATGCAAGAGAATTCTCTCTTTCTGCAGTGAGAGGGTTGACGAATTATCCCAACGGCCATGCTTTCCCCTTCGAAGGAGTTCGAATGAGGAGAAACAACACCATCGTCGGAAGAGTTCCGATTCACCACAAGTTAGTCTACTGGTTCGTTATTCAAAGATCATCATCATCTGCAAAAG ATGTGAAGGCCTCAGAAGATCCAGAGATTATTCGACAGTTGGCCGTGAAATCAGCTGTTAATGATTTTCCAGCAGAATTGAAGCAAATGATAGAAGACAGTGACCTGGAGTCGTTGTCCCTTACCCGGCTGAGATACAGAGCTCCATGGGACCTGCTAATGGCGAACTTCCGGCAAGGAACGGTGACGGTCGCCGGGGACGCCATGCACGTGATGGGTCCCTTCCTGGGACAGGGCGGCTCGGCAGGCTTGGAAGACGCCGTTGTTTTGGGCAGGTGTTTGGCGGGAAAATTGGGCGGAGTTGATGGGGCGAAATATGGACGGCCGGAGGTTATGAAGAAAGTTGCAGAGGGCATGGATGAATACGTGAAAGAGAGGAGAATGAGGGTGGTGAGATTGTCAACACAGACCTATCTCACTGGCTTGCTGTTCCAGCCCGATCCATCGCTGCTGGTGAAAGTTGTCTGCATCGTTCTGATGGCTGTTCTCTTCAGAGACCCCATGAATCATGTTAGATATGATTGCGGCACCTTGTGA
- the LOC127801329 gene encoding monooxygenase 1-like isoform X3 — MDMSKVNEEEYGIVIVGGGICGLATALALHRKGIKSVVLERSESVRASGAAIAILANGWRALHSLGVASSLRLTALPLQGGREVSLDKGLTKKIPLGIGETRCLKRSDLVNALADSLPPGTIKFGCQVVSVKLPPRTSHPILQLLDGRSIVTKIVIGCDGSNSVIADCLGLKHAREFSLSAVRGLTNYPNGHAFPFEGVRMRRNNTIVGRVPIHHKLVYWFVIQRSSSSAKDVKASEDPEIIRQLAVKSAVNDFPAELKQMIEDSDLESLSLTRLRYRAPWDLLMANFRQGTVTVAGDAMHVMGPFLGQGGSAGLEDAVVLGRCLAGKLGGVDGAKYGRPEVMKKVAEGMDEYVKERRMRVVRLSTQTYLTGLLFQPDPSLLVKVVCIVLMAVLFRDPMNHVRYDCGTL; from the exons atggatatGAGTAAAGTAAATGAAGAAGAGTATGGGATAGTGATCGTCGGAGGTGGGATCTGTGGCCTAGCCACCGCCCTTGCTCTACACAG GAAGGGAATCAAAAGTGtggtgttggaaagatcagAGAGTGTAAGGGCAAGCGGCGCAGCTATTGCCATCTTGGCTAATGGCTGGCGTGCCCTTCACAGCCTCGGCGTTGCTTCTTCTCTCAGACTCACTGCTCTTCCCCTTCAAGG GGGTCGGGAAGTATCGTTGGACAAGGGCTTGACGAAGAAAATACCACTTGG GATTGGGGAAACTCGATGCTTGAAAAGGAGTGACCTAGTCAATGCACTAGCAGATTCATTGCCTCCCGGGACCATAAAATTTGGGTGCCAAGTAGTCTCTGTTAAGCTTCCTCCCCGTACTTCACATCCCATCCTCCAACTTCTCGACGGAAGATCTATTGTTACCAAG ATTGTGATCGGATGTGACGGATCGAACTCGGTGATCGCCGACTGCTTGGGTCTGAAGCATGCAAGAGAATTCTCTCTTTCTGCAGTGAGAGGGTTGACGAATTATCCCAACGGCCATGCTTTCCCCTTCGAAGGAGTTCGAATGAGGAGAAACAACACCATCGTCGGAAGAGTTCCGATTCACCACAAGTTAGTCTACTGGTTCGTTATTCAAAGATCATCATCATCTGCAAAAG ATGTGAAGGCCTCAGAAGATCCAGAGATTATTCGACAGTTGGCCGTGAAATCAGCTGTTAATGATTTTCCAGCAGAATTGAAGCAAATGATAGAAGACAGTGACCTGGAGTCGTTGTCCCTTACCCGGCTGAGATACAGAGCTCCATGGGACCTGCTAATGGCGAACTTCCGGCAAGGAACGGTGACGGTCGCCGGGGACGCCATGCACGTGATGGGTCCCTTCCTGGGACAGGGCGGCTCGGCAGGCTTGGAAGACGCCGTTGTTTTGGGCAGGTGTTTGGCGGGAAAATTGGGCGGAGTTGATGGGGCGAAATATGGACGGCCGGAGGTTATGAAGAAAGTTGCAGAGGGCATGGATGAATACGTGAAAGAGAGGAGAATGAGGGTGGTGAGATTGTCAACACAGACCTATCTCACTGGCTTGCTGTTCCAGCCCGATCCATCGCTGCTGGTGAAAGTTGTCTGCATCGTTCTGATGGCTGTTCTCTTCAGAGACCCCATGAATCATGTTAGATATGATTGCGGCACCTTGTGA
- the LOC127801332 gene encoding protein SENSITIVITY TO RED LIGHT REDUCED 1-like: MAASAKTHTREKPRTEGDWTIVLPRRGKQRMNLLKTRISEQEQSWVPTEHETNPDRELKLMRKIQVCMKKVESSKFFCTLMDQIQAPEIMHCILTVLGSESRMQVVIYGLGSIESYEPPQFQQAVAILMRKSFSWIGDVEVFDPILSATECRALERLGCSVLSINERGCRRALKPTLFFMPHCEVELYDNLVQANWKTGLLHRILLFGNSFKAYEEYGSVFKNSTLVDSGKHVLAVGRFTKEFGINTVSMT; this comes from the coding sequence ATGGCTGCTTCTGCAAAAACACACACACGAGAAAAGCCAAGAACAGAAGGAGACTGGACAATTGTTTTGCCTCGTCGAGGGAAACAGAGAATGAACTTGCTCAAAACTAGGATCTCTGAACAAGAACAATCATGGGTACCAACGGAACACGAAACCAATCCTGACAGGGAATTAAAATTGATGCGGAAGATTCAAGTATGTATGAAGAAAGTTGAGAGCTCCAAATTCTTTTGTACTCTAATGGATCAAATACAGGCTCCTGAAATCATGCATTGCATTCTTACAGTATTGGGTTCCGAGTCAAGGATGCAGGTGGTGATTTATGGTCTTGGCAGCATCGAATCATATGAACCGCCTCAATTTCAGCAAGCTGTTGCCATTTTAATGAGAAAAAGTTTCAGTTGGATTGGGGACGTGGAAGTGTTTGATCCAATTCTTTCTGCTACAGAATGTCGGGCACTGGAACGGCTTGGTTGTTCTGTTCTGTCAATCAACGAACGCGGTTGCCGACGAGCTTTGAAGCCAACACTGTTCTTTATGCCACATTGTGAGGTAGAATTATACGACAATCTGGTGCAGGCAAATTGGAAGACGGGTTTGTTGCATCGAATCCTGCTGTTTGGGAACAGCTTCAAGGCATACGAAGAATATGGCTCGGTCTTTAAGAACTCCACTCTTGTCGATTCGGGAAAGCATGTATTGGCTGTTGGAAGATTCACAAAAGAGTTTGGAATCAACACAGTTTCCATGACATGA